A genomic region of Dactylococcopsis salina PCC 8305 contains the following coding sequences:
- a CDS encoding DNA translocase FtsK — MSNQTHSPKFTVTDVRVAFECPRLFYLSKHFGGKTLFIPPDQPRGIGKPFHHFASKFIELAKTNPKFKSLFKPNAKTLDRESISLEMQRIFYKEVFFPALQKVATNKPENVPALQQVWEGLRGLINHWSGLLVTNCFYANYNNVISETFFSQELSVTCDYPLPKQKAQKIEGKFDSLIRDLKKDRLCMVEYKTYAPIDSASQLAQVALYSYILYLHKQQPVDSAVYCVLPEFKVYYYTWEELKDTVHELTPLKLQQMRDWLQWKPSQPDPPPETNQPEKLCPICPQQETCQRYFPPLPLDRATPKNTTDDAIQTEELGKQLETILQAYGVGVDYQDAIVGASFIRFKLKPHLGVKVVSVVNRSTDIQVQMGLPNLPLISPQAGYISVDLPRKDRKAVPFKDYIQKTNNGFDIKIAIGIDLEGKLIEADLSDANTCHFLIGGTTGSGKSEFLKSLVLSLIERHTIEQVKIALVDPKRVTFTAFEKSNWLLCPIIKESDRALEFMEELVTKMEQRYQLLEKGKCSDLKTYNQQLIQQGKSPIPHLVCVFDEYADFMADQEIAKQLESSIKRLGGMARAAGIHLIISTQRPEAKIVTPIIRSNLPARVALKTSSEGDSKIILGGNHSQATYLLGKGDLLYLTSGNLSRLQSLLAS; from the coding sequence ATGTCAAATCAAACTCATTCTCCGAAATTTACAGTTACCGATGTTCGCGTTGCGTTTGAATGTCCGCGCTTATTTTATTTAAGTAAACATTTTGGTGGTAAGACATTATTTATTCCTCCAGATCAACCAAGAGGAATTGGTAAACCTTTTCATCATTTTGCCTCTAAATTTATTGAACTCGCTAAAACAAATCCTAAATTTAAGTCCCTATTTAAACCCAATGCTAAAACCTTAGATAGAGAAAGTATTTCTCTAGAAATGCAACGTATTTTTTATAAAGAAGTGTTCTTTCCAGCTTTACAGAAAGTGGCGACAAATAAGCCCGAAAATGTCCCTGCTTTGCAACAAGTGTGGGAAGGGTTAAGAGGTTTAATTAACCATTGGAGTGGGTTATTAGTGACAAATTGCTTTTACGCTAATTATAATAATGTGATTAGCGAAACGTTTTTCTCTCAGGAACTTTCGGTAACTTGTGATTATCCTCTACCGAAACAGAAAGCTCAAAAAATTGAAGGAAAATTTGATAGCTTAATCCGTGATTTGAAAAAAGATCGGCTTTGTATGGTCGAGTATAAAACTTATGCTCCCATTGATTCCGCTTCTCAATTAGCACAGGTGGCTCTATACAGTTATATTTTATATTTACATAAACAACAACCCGTTGATAGTGCTGTTTATTGTGTTTTACCTGAGTTTAAAGTTTATTACTATACTTGGGAAGAACTTAAGGACACTGTACACGAATTAACCCCTTTAAAACTTCAACAAATGCGAGATTGGTTACAGTGGAAACCTTCACAACCTGATCCGCCTCCTGAAACGAATCAGCCAGAAAAACTTTGTCCAATTTGTCCACAGCAAGAAACTTGTCAGCGTTATTTTCCTCCGCTTCCACTCGATCGAGCAACCCCAAAAAATACCACTGATGATGCCATTCAAACTGAAGAATTAGGGAAGCAACTCGAAACGATTTTACAAGCCTATGGGGTAGGAGTAGATTATCAAGACGCGATCGTTGGCGCATCTTTTATTCGCTTTAAATTAAAGCCTCATTTAGGGGTAAAAGTGGTTTCTGTAGTCAATCGATCGACAGATATCCAAGTGCAAATGGGGCTTCCTAATTTACCATTAATTTCTCCACAAGCGGGTTATATTAGTGTTGATTTACCCAGAAAAGACCGAAAAGCAGTTCCTTTTAAAGATTATATTCAAAAGACAAATAATGGTTTTGACATTAAAATTGCGATCGGGATTGATTTAGAGGGAAAACTGATTGAAGCTGATTTATCTGACGCTAATACCTGTCATTTCTTAATTGGCGGAACAACCGGAAGTGGTAAAAGTGAGTTCTTAAAGTCGTTGGTTTTAAGTTTAATAGAACGCCATACGATCGAGCAAGTTAAAATTGCGTTAGTTGATCCAAAACGGGTGACTTTTACTGCTTTTGAAAAGAGTAATTGGTTACTTTGTCCAATTATCAAAGAGAGCGATCGCGCTCTTGAATTTATGGAAGAATTAGTAACGAAAATGGAGCAACGTTATCAACTTTTAGAAAAAGGGAAATGTTCTGACTTAAAAACCTATAACCAACAGTTGATTCAACAGGGAAAATCACCAATCCCCCATTTAGTTTGTGTCTTTGACGAATATGCAGATTTTATGGCTGATCAAGAAATCGCCAAACAGTTAGAATCGAGTATTAAGCGTTTAGGGGGAATGGCAAGAGCCGCAGGGATTCATCTGATTATCTCCACTCAGCGCCCAGAAGCGAAGATTGTCACTCCGATCATCCGTTCTAACCTTCCCGCCAGAGTCGCCTTAAAAACGAGCAGTGAAGGAGACTCTAAAATCATTTTAGGGGGAAACCACAGCCAAGCCACCTATTTACTCGGAAAAGGAGACTTGCTTTATCTCACCAGTGGCAACCTGTCACGTCTGCAAAGTCTGCTTGCTTCTTAG
- the glpX gene encoding class II fructose-bisphosphatase — MLEKTLGLEIIEVVEQAAIASSRLMGKGLKDEADHVAVEAMRERMNEINMRGRIVIGEGERDDAPMLYIGEEVGICTRPDAKNYCNPDELIEIDIAVDPCEGTNLVAKGQNGSMAVLAISEKGGLFAAPDFYMKKLAAPPAARGHVDIRKSPTENLKIIAECLDRSVEELVVVVMDRSRHETLIKEIREAGARVRLIGDGDVSAALSCAFVGTNVHALMGIGAAPEGVISAAAMRCLGGHFQGQLIYDPEVVKTGLIGESKESNLDRLKSMGIEDPDAVYNAEDLARGETVLFAACGITPGTLMEGVRFFHGGARTQSLVVSSQSMTARFVDTVHLFEQPKMIQLH; from the coding sequence TTGTTAGAAAAAACACTGGGTTTAGAAATTATTGAAGTGGTCGAACAAGCCGCGATCGCCTCATCCCGTTTGATGGGAAAAGGACTGAAAGATGAAGCCGACCATGTAGCGGTAGAAGCAATGCGCGAACGCATGAATGAAATAAATATGCGCGGACGCATTGTTATCGGAGAAGGAGAACGCGATGACGCTCCGATGCTTTACATTGGGGAAGAAGTGGGCATTTGCACCCGTCCTGATGCTAAAAATTATTGTAACCCTGATGAGCTAATTGAGATTGATATCGCTGTTGATCCTTGCGAAGGAACAAACCTCGTCGCTAAAGGACAAAATGGCTCGATGGCGGTGTTAGCAATTTCGGAAAAAGGGGGGCTGTTTGCTGCGCCAGATTTCTATATGAAAAAACTCGCTGCTCCACCTGCAGCGCGGGGTCATGTGGATATTCGGAAGTCTCCTACTGAAAACTTAAAAATTATCGCTGAATGCCTCGATCGATCGGTAGAAGAGTTAGTGGTAGTGGTGATGGATCGTTCTCGCCATGAAACCCTAATTAAGGAAATTCGAGAAGCTGGCGCAAGAGTGCGTCTCATTGGGGATGGTGACGTATCTGCTGCTCTTTCCTGCGCTTTTGTGGGAACAAATGTTCATGCTTTAATGGGAATTGGAGCCGCACCAGAAGGGGTGATTTCCGCAGCCGCAATGCGCTGTTTAGGTGGTCACTTCCAAGGACAATTGATTTATGATCCTGAAGTGGTGAAAACAGGATTAATTGGTGAAAGCAAAGAAAGCAACCTCGATCGTCTGAAATCAATGGGCATTGAAGACCCCGATGCGGTTTATAATGCAGAAGACCTCGCACGAGGTGAAACCGTCTTGTTTGCGGCTTGTGGCATTACTCCAGGAACGTTAATGGAAGGCGTTCGTTTCTTCCATGGTGGCGCACGAACTCAGTCTTTAGTGGTTTCTAGTCAGTCCATGACGGCGCGTTTTGTGGATACGGTTCACTTATTTGAACAGCCGAAAATGATTCAATTGCATTAA
- the ribH gene encoding 6,7-dimethyl-8-ribityllumazine synthase: MAVFEGTFANTSSLRFAIVIGRFNDLITEKLLAGCQDCLKRHGVNSDPHGTQVDYVWVPGSFELPMMARQMALTGRYDAIICLGAIIRGQTAHFDYVASEAAKGVAATSFQTGVPVVFGVITAENMQQALERAGIKSNLGWNYALNALEMANLMQQVQNAQPYKQTQALPHSDENQFPQSEETIHSSNLHQESSS, encoded by the coding sequence ATGGCAGTCTTTGAAGGGACATTTGCTAACACCTCATCTTTACGTTTTGCGATCGTAATTGGGCGATTTAATGACCTGATTACAGAGAAACTTTTAGCCGGATGTCAAGATTGCTTAAAACGTCACGGTGTTAATTCTGATCCTCACGGAACACAAGTTGATTATGTTTGGGTGCCAGGTAGTTTTGAATTACCTATGATGGCGCGACAAATGGCTTTAACGGGTCGCTATGATGCTATCATCTGTCTAGGAGCAATTATTCGCGGACAAACCGCTCACTTTGATTATGTCGCCAGTGAAGCGGCGAAAGGAGTCGCAGCGACTAGCTTCCAAACTGGCGTTCCCGTTGTGTTTGGCGTGATTACCGCCGAAAATATGCAGCAAGCTCTCGAACGTGCTGGAATTAAAAGTAACCTCGGCTGGAATTATGCTTTAAATGCTCTGGAAATGGCAAACTTAATGCAACAAGTCCAAAATGCACAGCCCTACAAGCAAACTCAAGCCTTACCTCATTCTGATGAGAATCAATTCCCTCAATCAGAAGAAACCATTCATTCTTCAAACCTTCATCAGGAATCATCAAGTTAG
- a CDS encoding P-loop NTPase family protein has protein sequence MRDLETIIQQSINPFDTVSFKQGNFWEEDQSESLTVNSIHQDELKLIARILAQVAKDKNSRTILLKGDSGSGKTHLLGQIKKKLSNKAFFTHIIASIQNDYIFQYTLRKTIESLMFIPEGEKESQLLLWLKNIINQQDQGLLQKIQGQRKAFVGNMKAAYPTGIWKPNAFFSVLYALTQPELYYLACEWLKGDDLDDKDAKLLGTKERIKTEQNAIDVLASFSRISGSTLPIVLCFDEIDISNNRKDLLESILKLNMIIKTQKLKDFLVIISVITDTWQSYEGLIESSLKSPINQNISLKPLTSEQIKLLWSSRLNALHQQVKLKPKSNIAPLTEQDLRYYFPSGKANPRSALKVGHQLIQKYKTGQIIDPDPIASFQLQWQEEITKNKTNITQISQLSSAELANMLKQVMEALQVNSIEFNIFKKGNSSAVRSFHYLDNNGKRIGVIWYDQSNLGSFCTLMKSCKNLLSQEAYQQLILIRSQTVGNPKNKGYQLYQQIFQTDPNRHLIPNLESIHILATYHSLYSYATNKNLTVGYETPDITRLQELCRQAKVLENCDLLEELNIIQKDNESSDDDDQDYHQEHDDNKPDREKIKEFLLNLIKIQFFMGRKMLIERTLSQFNKEVSEEEVDRAIKTLIEKQQIRIVNPQAKPEEQSICLPT, from the coding sequence ATGCGAGACTTAGAAACAATAATTCAACAATCTATTAACCCTTTTGATACCGTTAGCTTCAAGCAAGGAAATTTTTGGGAAGAAGATCAATCAGAGAGTTTAACCGTTAATTCCATTCATCAAGATGAACTCAAATTAATTGCACGAATTTTAGCACAAGTCGCCAAAGATAAAAACAGTCGTACTATCTTATTAAAAGGAGATAGCGGTTCAGGAAAAACCCATCTTTTAGGTCAAATTAAAAAGAAATTAAGTAATAAAGCCTTTTTTACTCATATTATTGCTTCCATTCAAAATGACTACATTTTTCAATATACCCTTCGCAAAACAATTGAGAGCTTAATGTTCATTCCAGAAGGGGAAAAAGAGTCACAATTATTATTATGGTTAAAAAATATCATTAATCAGCAAGATCAGGGATTGTTGCAAAAAATACAAGGACAAAGAAAAGCCTTTGTTGGTAACATGAAAGCAGCTTATCCCACTGGAATTTGGAAACCAAATGCGTTTTTTAGTGTTTTATACGCTTTGACACAACCTGAATTATATTATCTTGCTTGCGAATGGTTAAAAGGAGATGATCTGGATGACAAAGATGCTAAGTTATTAGGAACAAAAGAAAGGATTAAAACCGAACAGAATGCGATCGATGTTCTTGCTAGTTTTAGTCGGATTTCAGGCTCAACTTTGCCGATTGTATTATGTTTTGATGAGATTGATATCAGTAACAATCGAAAAGATTTACTAGAATCAATCCTGAAATTAAACATGATCATTAAAACCCAGAAATTAAAAGATTTTCTGGTTATTATTAGCGTAATTACTGATACATGGCAATCTTATGAGGGCTTGATTGAGTCATCACTAAAATCTCCAATTAATCAAAATATTAGCCTGAAACCACTCACATCAGAACAGATAAAATTATTATGGTCAAGCCGTCTTAATGCGTTACATCAGCAAGTAAAACTGAAGCCAAAGTCTAACATTGCTCCTTTAACCGAACAAGATTTAAGATATTATTTCCCCAGTGGAAAAGCTAACCCTAGAAGTGCCTTAAAAGTAGGTCATCAACTTATTCAAAAATATAAAACGGGTCAAATCATTGATCCTGATCCCATTGCATCTTTCCAATTACAATGGCAAGAGGAAATAACAAAAAACAAAACTAATATAACACAAATTAGTCAACTTTCTTCTGCGGAATTGGCGAATATGCTTAAACAGGTAATGGAAGCATTACAAGTGAACTCGATCGAGTTTAACATTTTTAAGAAAGGAAACTCATCAGCAGTGAGGTCTTTTCATTATCTCGATAATAACGGAAAAAGAATCGGAGTAATTTGGTATGATCAATCTAATTTAGGTAGTTTTTGCACTCTAATGAAGTCTTGTAAAAACTTGTTGAGTCAAGAAGCGTATCAACAGTTAATTTTAATTCGTTCTCAAACGGTTGGTAATCCAAAAAATAAAGGTTATCAGCTTTATCAGCAGATATTCCAAACCGATCCGAACCGTCATCTAATTCCTAATTTAGAATCAATCCATATTTTAGCAACTTATCATAGTCTCTATAGCTATGCAACTAATAAAAATTTAACAGTCGGTTACGAAACTCCAGATATAACTAGATTACAAGAATTATGTCGTCAAGCTAAAGTTTTAGAAAATTGTGATTTGCTCGAAGAATTAAATATTATTCAGAAAGATAACGAATCTAGCGATGATGATGATCAGGATTATCATCAGGAACATGATGATAATAAACCCGATCGAGAGAAAATTAAAGAGTTTCTATTAAACTTAATTAAAATTCAATTCTTTATGGGTAGGAAAATGTTAATTGAGAGAACTTTAAGCCAATTTAATAAGGAAGTAAGTGAAGAAGAGGTCGATCGCGCTATCAAAACTTTAATTGAGAAACAGCAAATTAGAATTGTTAATCCGCAAGCAAAACCAGAAGAACAAAGCATTTGCTTACCCACATAA
- the cutA gene encoding divalent-cation tolerance protein CutA: MSENKQYGVVFVTAESETQARSIASALVKEKYAACVSLMPVHSVYTWENEVQSDSEWQLLIKTDLAYYSQLETRINELHSYDVPEIIALPIQSGLAPYLNWIGETVSPE; encoded by the coding sequence ATGAGTGAAAATAAACAGTATGGTGTGGTTTTTGTTACCGCAGAATCTGAAACACAAGCCCGCTCGATCGCATCAGCTTTAGTTAAAGAAAAATACGCCGCTTGTGTTAGTTTAATGCCCGTTCATTCCGTTTACACTTGGGAAAATGAAGTACAGAGTGATTCCGAATGGCAATTACTCATTAAAACCGATCTCGCTTATTATTCCCAACTAGAGACGCGAATCAATGAACTTCATTCCTATGATGTTCCCGAAATTATTGCCCTTCCGATTCAAAGCGGATTAGCCCCTTATTTAAACTGGATTGGAGAAACCGTATCTCCAGAATAG
- a CDS encoding glutamate-5-semialdehyde dehydrogenase, with product MKHDESDENRNLIETVVKQSHQASEKLAITQGSQRSDALEAMANALREAFDEILEANTLDLETCREMAIPPLILEWLKLTPQRLEIAIKILERLGTIADPIQKVSHAPYPLDPAQTYCQRMPLGVITLIYEAFPELSAIAAGLCVKTGNSLVLRGGSEASHSNEAIVNALNFALEETKLPQHTLQLLPCDQGCSVLDLVRQEPYTKLVIPYGRPSLVQQTARSANVPILRTAIGNCYLYWSTSGSAEKVKSVIVDSHASEPDPVNAIEKVLINRNIKASILINLFHGLQEKGFTLRGEASIVEEYGQYLNPVQDQEWSESYIDKIVAFRWVDDIGSAIAWINRHSSGHADCIISQSYRETRQFAQTVDSALVYINASPRFFRYAANGDSIFLGVSNQKGYRRGLIGLESLTTFKQVVQGQ from the coding sequence ATGAAACATGATGAGTCCGATGAAAACCGAAACTTGATTGAGACAGTGGTTAAACAGTCTCATCAAGCCAGTGAGAAGTTAGCGATTACTCAAGGTAGCCAACGTTCTGACGCATTGGAAGCCATGGCAAATGCACTGCGAGAGGCTTTTGATGAGATTTTAGAAGCGAATACCCTCGACTTGGAAACTTGTCGGGAAATGGCAATTCCGCCGTTGATTTTAGAATGGTTGAAATTAACTCCACAACGCTTAGAAATTGCGATAAAAATTTTAGAACGTCTCGGCACGATCGCTGATCCGATTCAAAAAGTGAGTCATGCTCCTTATCCCCTTGATCCTGCTCAAACTTATTGTCAACGGATGCCACTGGGTGTGATCACTTTAATTTATGAGGCATTTCCCGAATTAAGCGCGATCGCCGCGGGATTATGTGTCAAAACTGGCAATAGTCTCGTCTTACGGGGAGGAAGCGAAGCCAGCCACTCCAACGAAGCGATCGTCAACGCCTTAAATTTTGCCCTAGAAGAGACGAAACTCCCTCAACATACCCTGCAACTCCTACCCTGCGATCAAGGGTGTTCTGTGCTAGATTTAGTGAGACAAGAACCTTACACCAAATTAGTTATTCCCTATGGTCGTCCTAGTTTAGTTCAACAGACGGCTCGTAGCGCTAATGTTCCTATTTTACGCACTGCGATCGGGAATTGTTATTTATACTGGTCAACCAGTGGCAGCGCTGAGAAAGTAAAATCGGTAATTGTTGATAGTCATGCCAGTGAACCTGATCCCGTCAATGCCATTGAGAAAGTCTTGATCAATCGCAACATCAAAGCCTCAATCTTGATTAATCTCTTTCATGGCTTACAGGAAAAAGGCTTTACCCTACGGGGAGAAGCCAGCATTGTGGAAGAATATGGACAATATTTAAATCCAGTTCAAGATCAAGAATGGTCTGAAAGCTACATCGACAAAATTGTTGCCTTTCGTTGGGTAGATGATATCGGAAGCGCGATCGCTTGGATTAACCGTCACAGTAGTGGTCACGCTGACTGCATCATTAGTCAATCTTATCGCGAAACTCGTCAGTTTGCTCAAACGGTTGACAGTGCTTTAGTTTATATCAATGCTTCCCCTCGTTTCTTCCGTTACGCAGCGAACGGAGATAGCATCTTTTTAGGAGTTTCTAATCAAAAGGGATACCGACGGGGATTAATTGGGTTGGAGAGTTTAACCACATTTAAACAAGTGGTACAAGGTCAATAA
- a CDS encoding pentapeptide repeat-containing protein, whose product MRLRDLLRLYDLGERDFRGVDLRGLDLSGITLIAVDFTEANLMGVNFTRAFLTNSVFNEAKLNWTNFTYAKLSDSSFQNAELTKATFQGAFMMNSRLMGAKISGGNLSYANLKKSNLEGGNFCGVNAYKANLRETNLKQANFNWANLLEARLTGACLNGAFLRDVNLQRAFLKEVDLQEVDLSGGNLVEAKLNGSNLEGGNLSQAKLARSRLNYTSLKRVNFDQANLREADLQETNLQEANWEQSNLDQAILPNNSEQNHLSLAPINLTRKNRYRHQNIAYSIAL is encoded by the coding sequence ATGAGACTAAGGGATTTGCTAAGACTTTATGATCTGGGAGAGAGAGACTTTCGCGGTGTTGATCTAAGGGGGTTAGATTTATCTGGGATTACTCTCATTGCGGTTGATTTCACAGAAGCGAATTTAATGGGGGTGAACTTTACTCGCGCTTTTTTAACCAATTCTGTTTTCAACGAAGCAAAATTAAATTGGACAAACTTCACCTATGCGAAATTGAGCGATAGTAGCTTCCAAAATGCGGAATTAACTAAAGCAACGTTTCAGGGAGCATTTATGATGAATTCTCGCTTAATGGGAGCTAAAATTAGTGGTGGCAATTTATCTTATGCTAATTTGAAAAAATCGAACTTAGAAGGGGGGAATTTTTGTGGCGTTAATGCTTATAAGGCAAATTTGCGAGAAACTAATTTGAAACAAGCTAACTTCAATTGGGCAAATTTATTAGAAGCCAGATTAACAGGTGCTTGTTTAAATGGAGCTTTTTTAAGAGATGTTAATTTACAAAGAGCCTTTTTGAAAGAGGTAGATTTACAAGAAGTGGATTTGTCAGGAGGAAATTTAGTAGAGGCTAAACTCAATGGCTCAAATTTAGAAGGGGGAAATTTATCGCAAGCGAAATTAGCTCGATCGCGCCTCAATTATACCAGTTTAAAACGAGTCAATTTTGATCAGGCAAATTTACGAGAAGCTGACTTACAAGAAACGAATCTACAAGAAGCCAACTGGGAGCAAAGTAATTTAGACCAGGCAATTTTACCGAACAATTCTGAGCAAAATCATTTGTCCTTAGCACCAATAAATCTGACGAGAAAGAATCGTTACCGTCATCAAAATATCGCTTATTCGATCGCGTTGTGA
- the psbZ gene encoding photosystem II reaction center protein PsbZ, whose product MTILFQLALGALVFLSFIMVIGVPVAYASNQNWEQSKNLIFVGSGAWLILVVAVGILNFFVV is encoded by the coding sequence ATGACGATTTTGTTTCAATTAGCATTAGGTGCGTTAGTGTTTCTATCTTTTATCATGGTGATTGGTGTCCCAGTCGCTTATGCCTCTAACCAAAACTGGGAGCAATCAAAAAATCTCATTTTTGTTGGCTCTGGTGCTTGGTTAATCTTAGTGGTAGCTGTGGGAATTTTAAACTTTTTTGTGGTTTAA